The DNA sequence CCGGGTGTTGGCGATTGGCTTCCCGATTGGCGGCAGCTCCGGAATAACGCCGGATGGATCAATTGTATGCGTCGTTACGACATGCGTTTCCGACGGCCCGTAATGGTTATGCAAATACACACCGTACCGCGTAAGATGCGCGCGGAATTTTTCAGGAACGATCAGCTGTTCCCCGGCCGTAATCACATGCTTCACGGATGACGGAAAACGGTCAGCATACTCTTTTTCATTCAAAATGAATTTCAGGAACGAGACCGGCATGAACAAAATTTGAATGTCCATACGTTCGATATGGGCCAACAGATCTCCAACGTTCATCCGCAAGTCACTTGGAATCATATGCAATGTGCCGCCGGCAGCGAGTGTCGACCATATTTCCTGTGAGCAGACATCGAAGCTGATTGTGGTGAATTGAAGCACATTGCCGCTATAATCAACGTTCGTGGCACGGTATTCATAATGGAGCAGATTCACGATATTCCGGTGCTCGATCATGACTCCCTTCGGTTTGCCCGTTGTACCCGATGTATAAATAACATACAGCAGATCAGCAGGTCTGTTCACATGCGGCAGGTTATCCGAGAAGCTGCTGTATGCCTCTTCCTTATCGATAAGCAGCGTTTCACCTGCAAATACAACGTTGCTCGCAAGATGGGCCTGCGTCAGCAGCAGCGTGGTATGGCTGTTCTCCAGCATGTAGACAATGCGGTCCTGCGGATACTCAGGGTCGATTGGCATATAAGCTCCACCTGCCTTCAGAATGGCCAACAGCCCGATGATCATCTCAAACGAGCGGTCAACCATCAGTCCGACAACCTGATCCGGCTTTACACCTTTTGACCGGAGCGTGTAAGCAAGCTGGTTCGCCCGTTCATTTAATTCGCGGTAGTCCATTGTCTGATCGCCAAAGACGAGCGCAGCCTTGTCAGGCGTAAGTCGAACCTGCTCCTCGAACAGACCGTGAATCGTCATCTGGTCCGCGTAAGCCGAGGCGGTAGCATTCAGTGTATTGACGACGAAGTCATCTTCTTCGGCACTCAGCATTTCAAGTTCACACAGCATCTTGCCGGGATGAATCATCGCGTCAGAAAGCATGCGTAAAAACCGGCTGCCAAACGCTTCAATCGTCTGCCGCTCGAACAGATCCGTACAATATTGCAAATCAATACGGATTCCGTTTTCTTCCTCCGTTACGTCTACCATCAGGTCGTACTTGGAGATCGGATGAATGTATGGATAATACGAAGCGGCTGTACCTTCAAGCTGAAGCTCAAGCTTGCCTGTATTTTGCATGACGAACAAGGTATCGAACAGCAGGTTACGGCTTGGATCACGCGGGATATTCAGGGAACGGACAAGCTCCTCCAATTCGTAATTCTGATGCTCAAAAGTATCCAGCAATGCAGCTTTCACTTCCTGCAGCAGTTGAGCAAACGGTTTGCGTTTCTCCGGATAGCAGCGTACTGGCATGGTATTGACGAACATACCGATAATGGACTGTACTTCTTCGTGCATCCTACCCGCAAGCGGAACGCCCGTAATGACATCCTCTTGATTCGTGTAACGGGATAGCAGCGCGTGGTAACCGGCGAATAGCACCATAAACGGCGTTGTCGCCGTAGTAACGGCAAATTTTTTCAGCTGCTCGGCAGCGCCTGCGTCAAGCCGCAAGGTCACCGTCTCGCCTTGAAAGCTTTGCTTGGCAGGACGTTCCAGATCCGCCGGAAGCTGCAGTATCGGCAGTTCTCCCGATAATGTTTTCTCCCAGTAGGCCCTTTGCTCTTCGCCGCTGCTTCCCGCAGTTTCCGACTGCCAAACGGCAAAATCAGCAAACCCGATCGGCAGATCCTCCAATGTATCCCCGCGATACAGCCTCGACAGCTCATTGAAAAAGACATTAGCCGATACCCCGTCTACAGCTATATGATGGAAATCGACCAGCAGTACAGAGCTATTCTCAGATCCACACCGAATGAGCCACGCTCTGAGCAGCGGTGCTTTCGTGAGATCGAAAGGCAGGATAAGCGAGTGGAGCAGATCATGTAATCCTTCCTCCGGTGCCGCCATCACGTTCAGCTCAAACGGAACCTGCTTGTGGATCCGCTGTATGATCTCGTCGTTCTCCCAGTGGAATGACGTGCGGAACGCATCATGTCTTACGATCATTGAACGAAACGCCTGTTCAAGACGCTGCGGATCCGCTGAGCCTTCAATACGGAAGGCAAACGGTGCATTGTAAGCCGTACCGATCTGATCCATTTGTTCGATAAAATATAGTCTCCGCTGGGCTGAAGCAACCGGATAATGATCCTGGACAGGCCTTCTCACCATTTTGTCGGCATCTGCCGCTTGAAGCTCGGCTGTTACAGCCAGTTCACCTTCGGACTGCCGATTCTGTGCGGCTTGTTCAATCCACTCGGCTTGCTCGCGAACGGTTGAGCGCCCGAACAAAATGTTAACCGGAACGGAAACGCCAAAACGCCGCTGCAACTTGGTTTGCAAAATGACAATCTTCAGTGAGTCTCCGCCTGCCATAAAAAACGATTCACAAGCATCGATACGATTTAATCCAAGTACTTCTTCCCACAGTGAAGCGACTCCCTCTTCCCAAACGCCTGCCGGAGCCTCGTAATTCTGCTCATCATACGAAGCCGCCGCAGGAGCAGGCAACGCCCGCCGATCCACTTTGCCGTTGGCAGTCAGCGGAAGCTCCATCAGCTGTACCAGCTTAGCCGGCACCATGTAATCCGGTAAGTTCTCCGACAAAAACGCACTCATTTCATCATAGGAAAATGGTTCGTCTGCAACCACGTAGGCACATAAGTATTTCGCACCTGAGGCGTCGTCAAGATCAACGACAATGACTTCAGAGACATGGGGATGCTGCAGCAGCCGGTGTTCAATCTCACCGATTTCGATCCGGAACCCGCGGATTTTCACCTGATGATCGATCCGTCCGAGGAACTCGATGACACCATCCTCTGTCCATCTCGCCAAGTCGCCCGTCCGGTACATCCGTCCACCACCAGCTAACGCAGTGACAATAAACTTCTCATTCGTCAGCTCCGGTTGATTCAAGTAACCGCGTGCGAGCCCCTGACCGGCAATACATAATTCTCCGGCGATGCCGATAGGCTGCGGATGGCCGTAAGCATCTACAATGTGTACCTGGGAGTTATCAATCGGATAACCGATCGGGATGTTCTCCTCCAGCTTCGTAACTCTGTAGGCGGTCGTGACAACAGTGTTCTCCGTGGGACCGTAGCAATTATACAGCTCGTAGTTTTGCTTTCTGAACGTCTTCAGCTTGTCCCCGCCTGTAAGCAGGATTCGCAGTGACGGATTATCCAACGTCATGAAGTGCTCGCAAAATTGCGTTGGCAAAAAGCTTATTGTAATGTCGTTCTGAATGAAATACGCATGTAATTGCCCGGAATCAAGCCGGATCTCTTCTGGAATTACATATATGGATGCGCCCGAAACAAGGTACGGGAACATTTCCCACACCGATGCGTCAAAACCGAAGCCCGCGTATTTCGTGGACCGGTCTTGGTCAGTCACTTTGAATTCTTTGATGTGCCAGGCACATAGATTGACGAGCGTACGATGCTCGACCATCACGCCTTTCGGCCGTCCGGTCGATCCTGAAGTATATATAATATAGGCCAGATCCTTCGATTTTGGAGCTTCAAGAGCATACGGATTGCCGAATTGCTCTCCTTCATCTTGTGCTTCGTTATGATTCCCGGAGGCCAAAGCCCGGGCTGCGCAAATGGTTTCTCCTTTAAAACGGATCTGCCCATCAAGTTTTACGTTAGGCTCCGTTACAAGCAGCTTCGTGCCGCTATCCTCGAGCATGTAAAGAATACGATCCGCCGGATAAGCCGGATCGATCGGTAAATAAGCAGCACCCGTCTTCAATATCGCTAAAGTACCCACGATCATCTCAATCGAAGGGGTTGCGATGATGCCGATGATACGTTCCGGGCCGGCACCTTTACGAGCCAATACACGGGCGAGCCTATCTGCCTTGTCATTCAGTTCGCGAAAAGTCAAAGATTCCTCTTTATATACAACCGCAGTATGATTTGGCGTCTTTTCCGCCTGTTCCTCAAACATCCCGTGAATCGTGCGGTCCAGATCAAAAGGTTCTTCCGTAAGGTTCCAAGCCGACAGCAAATCCTCCTCTTCCCGAGAGAGCAGGCTGATCTCACTGATCATGGCCCCCGGAACGGTCAGGCATTCCGTCATGATTTTTTGCAAATGCATACACATGCGGCGGATAAAATCGCTCGAAAAGATATCATTCGCATACAAAACTTCAAGCCCGCTTCCGTCTTTCCCGTGATACGAAACGGATACATCGAACTTGCCCTGCAGTTCTTCACGCGCAAATTCATTGCCTGTCCAGATTGCCGTATTGCATACAGGTAATGACCCTTCAAGTCCGCATATATCAGAAATCTCTTGCAAATTCACAGATTTGAGCTTGTGTCCATCTACGGCGGAGGCTGTTTGCTGCAGCAGCAGCTTGAGTGTTGTCTCCCCCTTCGCCGTCATGATCAACGGATACGCCTCTTCAGGGGAACCGGTCATAACAAAGGCAATTTCTTCTCTTCTTAAATATTTAATGAGCAGCATGCTCCAGGCAGCACTGAGCAGCGTGTCCGGAGCTATCCGCGCGGATTCGCAACCCTTTTGAAGCATCCGCTGAAATTCCTTCGACCATGTATAAACAAATTTTTGCAGCGGGAAGGGCGCCTTACCGGAATGACTGCGCAGTATCGTGCGTTCTTCCAGTTGTTCGATATACGATTTCCATTCCCCTAAATTAGATTTTTCCGTTGTTAACACCGACATCTTCATCTTTCCTTTGCATGTTCATAGTTGCTAAAAAAGGCTGAAAAAACAAAAAAACCCTACTTGCCGAGAGTAGAGTTAGTTCAATAACGAATACATCATCCGGCAGCTGGCTGGCATGGCGATAAATCGCTTTGAGCCCCTTTAGCTTTGTGTCCCTCTCTTTCGAGGAGGTTTACCACTTTAAGTTTTCATAGTGCAGTAATCATGATACCCAGCGACATTGTCATACTTATCCAAAACTATTACTAATATATACCATAATCATGCTTAAAGTACAGGTATCTTTATACCTTGAAGCAGAAATAAAAGTGTCTATATCCCTAAATGTTGAGAGCCCTCACAGGATATGAGGACTATGAACATTGCGTGAATTTTTACAGCTCTCTGTCTATTAATTCCATAAAACGGCTTATAATCTCAGCCAAGGTATAGTTTTGGAAATCTATGTATCTATCTTCAATGGACAGGCAGGCAGCTAACTTATAATCGGTGTCGAATGAAATGGATCTTAGATACAACTCTGGGTCGATAACTCCTTGGTGTGATATGTAAATGCAATCTCCTGTTTTTACCTTTTCAATAGAGGAAAAATCAAGAGAAAGCCCCTTTCCGATGGCCTTGGCGTAGCTTTCTTTCAACGTCCACAATTCATAGAAAAATTCATTCCTTAGAATTCCCGGCTGCTCATTCCATTCGGCAAGCTCTTTTGGTGAAAAGCAAAGCTGGGCAACCTCCGGTTCTGCCTCGCCCATCTTCTCTATGTCCACACCGATCGGTCCCTCTGCGCTGACAGCACAAACCACCCAATCCATGGCATGCGACACGTTAAAATGAAAGTCCGGAAATCCCTTCAGGGATGGTTTACCGAAACCATCCCTGAGAAAATCCGCTTCACGCAGCTCGATTCCGTTTATTTCGCAAGCAATAATCCGCTTTAGAACAGCCGAAGCCATCTCTCGTCTTGCATCTGGTTCCTGCCTGTACCTGGCGACTTTATTTCTGACATCCTGCGGTAAATACTCAAGCACATGTCTGAATGTCTGCTCGTCATGTCCATGTTGCAAATTTACAGTATAAATCGTTGCGATTGAAGTCACCCTCTTGGTCTGTGAATGAAAGCGGTCATGGTTAAGGAATCAATTGGAGCCGGCGGGCCTGTTCCTCTGTTAAAATATACTCCTCGCTTGGCCAAACTTCATCCTCATCATCCACGCCGAACATTTTCATCACATCAGACCAGATTCCCTTTTCCACTGCTTCTTCTTGGGTAATGATCACTTTCATGAATATCAGCCTCCCTGATTCGCTACTTATTCAGCATTACCCTAAAAAATGTCTTCTGATGCGTATATGCTCTTCGAATGTATGATTTCTTGCTCCCCGCTACGCTTGGCTTTTCGTCTGCGCAGCCGTAGGGCCTTTGGAGAATTGCATGCGGCCGGCTCCCATCATGGATACCGACACGAGAGCAAAGAACACCGGGATAAGCGCCCAGAAAAAAGCGTGATCCACCGAAATCGACAGCGCTGCGCTGATCTTTTCCATCACCTGCGGCGGGATAAGCGCCCTTGTCTCGGGTGACAGCAGCTGCTGCGGATCGGCGCTCGCAGGCATGCTTTGACCCGCTCCGCCCAGCTTTTCCGTCAATTGGCCTTTGAAGTCATTGCGCTGAATGATACCGAAAATCGTAATTCCCACCGTCATCCCTAACGAACGCAGGAAGGAAATCGTCGAGTTCGCGGATCCGCGCTGCCGCAGCTCCATGCCCTGAATGGCTGACATGCTCAGTACAGAGAAGGAGAACCCGATGCCAAAACCGGTAATCATCATGTAGAAGGAAAGGACAAGCCTTGAAGTCTCTGGCGTTATTGTGGTCAGCAGAAACATCCCCAGCAGAAATACGATGGCGGAAAAGATCATAATTCTGCGGAACGTCATTTTGGAGGAGAGCATGCCGCCCACCTGTGAAGCCACAACCGAACTAAGCGTAAGCGGAAGTAGTATTAATCCGGAGTTAGTCGCACTACCACCCATGACACCCTGCACAAATATCGGAATGTATACCGCTGCTGTGATGAACGCTGCACCATAGAACAAGGCGGCTGCGCTGCTGGCGGCGAATAATCTTTTACGGAACATTTCATAGGATATGATCGGTTCCGCCACCCTACGCTCGACAAGCAGGAAGATGATGAACAGCAGAGCAAAAGCCGCAAACAATCCGAGAATAACGAGGGAATCCCAAGCATATTTACTGCCACCGAGTTCCAGCGCGAACATCAGGCTGACCACGGCGCCCACCAATGTGGCCGCACCCCAAATGTCGATTTTCTGACGGGAATGCTCATGTGATTCTCGGTAAAACAATACGACGAGCAGGAATGCAATAATACCAAGCGGCACATTGATGTAGAATATCCAGCGCCAATGCCAATAATCTGTAATATAGGCACCCATCAGCGGGCCGAACAGGTTCGCTACGCCAAATACCGCTCCGAACATACCTGACATCTTGCCCCGGAGCTCCGGTGGAAATATGTCAAAAATGATCGTAAAGGTGATTGGAATCAGTGCACCGCCTCCGATACCCTGAATAGCACGATAGATGCTAAGCTCGGTGATGCTGTGTGCCGTACCGCAGAGCATGGAGCCGATCAGGAACATGACCACACCAAATATAAAAAATTTCTTTCTACCATACATATCGGACAGCTTGCCAAAAATCGGCATCCCCGCCATTTCGGCAACCATATAAGCGGAGGTCACCCACACAAACTGGTCGAGCCCTCCCAAATCTCCGATAATCGTACCCATCGCCGTCGCCACAATGGTGTTATCGATGGCCGCGATCAGAATGCCTAGCAGAAGCCCTGCAACAATGAAGCCCAATCTATTCTTCTTTACAGCCATGACTCTCTCCCATCCTCCTTATCCTTAAAGTCTAATTTTC is a window from the Paenibacillus sp. J23TS9 genome containing:
- a CDS encoding non-ribosomal peptide synthetase codes for the protein MSVLTTEKSNLGEWKSYIEQLEERTILRSHSGKAPFPLQKFVYTWSKEFQRMLQKGCESARIAPDTLLSAAWSMLLIKYLRREEIAFVMTGSPEEAYPLIMTAKGETTLKLLLQQTASAVDGHKLKSVNLQEISDICGLEGSLPVCNTAIWTGNEFAREELQGKFDVSVSYHGKDGSGLEVLYANDIFSSDFIRRMCMHLQKIMTECLTVPGAMISEISLLSREEEDLLSAWNLTEEPFDLDRTIHGMFEEQAEKTPNHTAVVYKEESLTFRELNDKADRLARVLARKGAGPERIIGIIATPSIEMIVGTLAILKTGAAYLPIDPAYPADRILYMLEDSGTKLLVTEPNVKLDGQIRFKGETICAARALASGNHNEAQDEGEQFGNPYALEAPKSKDLAYIIYTSGSTGRPKGVMVEHRTLVNLCAWHIKEFKVTDQDRSTKYAGFGFDASVWEMFPYLVSGASIYVIPEEIRLDSGQLHAYFIQNDITISFLPTQFCEHFMTLDNPSLRILLTGGDKLKTFRKQNYELYNCYGPTENTVVTTAYRVTKLEENIPIGYPIDNSQVHIVDAYGHPQPIGIAGELCIAGQGLARGYLNQPELTNEKFIVTALAGGGRMYRTGDLARWTEDGVIEFLGRIDHQVKIRGFRIEIGEIEHRLLQHPHVSEVIVVDLDDASGAKYLCAYVVADEPFSYDEMSAFLSENLPDYMVPAKLVQLMELPLTANGKVDRRALPAPAAASYDEQNYEAPAGVWEEGVASLWEEVLGLNRIDACESFFMAGGDSLKIVILQTKLQRRFGVSVPVNILFGRSTVREQAEWIEQAAQNRQSEGELAVTAELQAADADKMVRRPVQDHYPVASAQRRLYFIEQMDQIGTAYNAPFAFRIEGSADPQRLEQAFRSMIVRHDAFRTSFHWENDEIIQRIHKQVPFELNVMAAPEEGLHDLLHSLILPFDLTKAPLLRAWLIRCGSENSSVLLVDFHHIAVDGVSANVFFNELSRLYRGDTLEDLPIGFADFAVWQSETAGSSGEEQRAYWEKTLSGELPILQLPADLERPAKQSFQGETVTLRLDAGAAEQLKKFAVTTATTPFMVLFAGYHALLSRYTNQEDVITGVPLAGRMHEEVQSIIGMFVNTMPVRCYPEKRKPFAQLLQEVKAALLDTFEHQNYELEELVRSLNIPRDPSRNLLFDTLFVMQNTGKLELQLEGTAASYYPYIHPISKYDLMVDVTEEENGIRIDLQYCTDLFERQTIEAFGSRFLRMLSDAMIHPGKMLCELEMLSAEEDDFVVNTLNATASAYADQMTIHGLFEEQVRLTPDKAALVFGDQTMDYRELNERANQLAYTLRSKGVKPDQVVGLMVDRSFEMIIGLLAILKAGGAYMPIDPEYPQDRIVYMLENSHTTLLLTQAHLASNVVFAGETLLIDKEEAYSSFSDNLPHVNRPADLLYVIYTSGTTGKPKGVMIEHRNIVNLLHYEYRATNVDYSGNVLQFTTISFDVCSQEIWSTLAAGGTLHMIPSDLRMNVGDLLAHIERMDIQILFMPVSFLKFILNEKEYADRFPSSVKHVITAGEQLIVPEKFRAHLTRYGVYLHNHYGPSETHVVTTHTIDPSGVIPELPPIGKPIANTRIYIVNDNLQPQPVGVAGELYIAGHNVGRGYYNNEEMTQERYVRSPFIQGDRMYKTGDLARWTKEGTIEFLGRLDHQVKIRGFRIELGEVENCLLNQPAVSEAIVVAKEDGKGGHYLCAYFTAGAELGIGELREHIGKQLPDYMIPSYFMQLPEMPLTPNGKIDRKALPEPDASQARSKDYVAPRTDIEQAVADVWQAVLQVDKIGVQDNFFELGGHSLKATIVVARLQKQFEIGMNDIFEYQTVAALANKIKPKTNHLHTRLEQVKQLYAGLKNIDFSKEEASYANRNQSYDSLDVTAMNGYQNVLLTGATGYLGAHLLYEAIGSKDWSVHVIVRAGSDHEAEARLRQKYAYYFGPDWFERYEDRIHVYAGDITKDHLGLPDHRYQELLQRIDAVFHAAANVKHYGSYADFELQNVKATANLLDFAAEGKPKHMHHMSTLGVATGVVEGERHVCFTEYDLDLGQQFENYYAKTKFEAERLVLAARDKGVVTSIYRLGNIVFHSRTGRFQENIADNAFYTTLKSFLELGTVPGEDNDIDFTYVDQTSKAILLLADCEACNNEVFHITNPHEANVGAVLQDNPLDISVELLSFDKFVDYLHDHYDDENFKHVIEQIMLHYGWMEETIFTTYFKVLSSKTTLLLSRLGFDWSPLNQEMIHQMFEHCKEEGFM
- a CDS encoding 4'-phosphopantetheinyl transferase superfamily protein, with product MTSIATIYTVNLQHGHDEQTFRHVLEYLPQDVRNKVARYRQEPDARREMASAVLKRIIACEINGIELREADFLRDGFGKPSLKGFPDFHFNVSHAMDWVVCAVSAEGPIGVDIEKMGEAEPEVAQLCFSPKELAEWNEQPGILRNEFFYELWTLKESYAKAIGKGLSLDFSSIEKVKTGDCIYISHQGVIDPELYLRSISFDTDYKLAACLSIEDRYIDFQNYTLAEIISRFMELIDREL
- a CDS encoding MDR family MFS transporter; this encodes MAVKKNRLGFIVAGLLLGILIAAIDNTIVATAMGTIIGDLGGLDQFVWVTSAYMVAEMAGMPIFGKLSDMYGRKKFFIFGVVMFLIGSMLCGTAHSITELSIYRAIQGIGGGALIPITFTIIFDIFPPELRGKMSGMFGAVFGVANLFGPLMGAYITDYWHWRWIFYINVPLGIIAFLLVVLFYRESHEHSRQKIDIWGAATLVGAVVSLMFALELGGSKYAWDSLVILGLFAAFALLFIIFLLVERRVAEPIISYEMFRKRLFAASSAAALFYGAAFITAAVYIPIFVQGVMGGSATNSGLILLPLTLSSVVASQVGGMLSSKMTFRRIMIFSAIVFLLGMFLLTTITPETSRLVLSFYMMITGFGIGFSFSVLSMSAIQGMELRQRGSANSTISFLRSLGMTVGITIFGIIQRNDFKGQLTEKLGGAGQSMPASADPQQLLSPETRALIPPQVMEKISAALSISVDHAFFWALIPVFFALVSVSMMGAGRMQFSKGPTAAQTKSQA